From one Nocardioides sp. Kera G14 genomic stretch:
- a CDS encoding MOSC domain-containing protein, protein MRVTAIHIAPGRRLPVKYVDAVTAEAGKGLVGDRYHGARHRHVTLQAQDDLDLAAADLGLDFQPGQTRRNITVDVGPVPTKPGERLRIGDVELEVVRIAAPCRILDDTIAPGAAAALRRRAGTCFRLLTGGEIRVGDEVVPTSVEKAV, encoded by the coding sequence ATGAGGGTGACCGCCATCCACATCGCTCCTGGGCGTCGCCTTCCCGTGAAGTACGTCGACGCCGTGACCGCCGAAGCGGGCAAAGGACTGGTCGGCGATCGCTATCACGGCGCCCGTCATCGGCACGTCACGTTACAGGCGCAGGACGACCTCGACCTCGCCGCGGCCGACCTCGGCCTGGACTTCCAGCCCGGCCAGACGCGCCGCAACATCACCGTCGACGTCGGGCCGGTGCCGACCAAGCCCGGCGAGCGGCTTCGGATCGGCGACGTCGAGCTGGAGGTGGTCCGGATCGCCGCGCCCTGCCGGATCCTCGACGACACCATCGCCCCCGGCGCCGCCGCGGCCCTGCGCCGCCGGGCCGGCACGTGCTTCCGACTGCTCACCGGCGGCGAGATCCGGGTCGGCGACGAGGTCGTTCCAACCTCCGTGGAAAAGGCGGTTTGA